In Devosia beringensis, a single window of DNA contains:
- a CDS encoding ABC transporter substrate-binding protein, with protein sequence MRTLLTAGLMLAATLSPAWAQEGRLVLYTSQPNTDAQQTADAFMAKYPGITVEWVRDGTPKIMAKFRAEAEAGTPLADVLLIADVVTMEGLKAEGLLLNFPEADTTGLDASLYDEDGAYFSTKLITTGIVYNTAATMVPTSWLDLTKPEAKDQLAMPSPLTSGAALIHTVTLTDNLAEGWDYYTALAANGAQASGGNGDVLTAVAGGEKLYGMIVDFLPIREAAKGAPVAFVFPTEGVSAVTEPAAILASAPNADNAKLFIDFLISEEGQQLASSQGYIPARDGIDLPAGYPARADIKLLPYDAAAALANETANKERFGEIFGQ encoded by the coding sequence ATGCGCACCCTTCTCACCGCTGGCCTGATGCTGGCCGCAACGCTTTCCCCGGCCTGGGCGCAGGAGGGCAGACTGGTGCTCTATACCAGCCAGCCCAACACGGATGCGCAGCAGACGGCTGATGCCTTCATGGCCAAGTATCCCGGCATTACCGTGGAATGGGTGCGCGATGGCACGCCCAAGATCATGGCCAAGTTCCGCGCCGAAGCCGAAGCCGGCACGCCGCTGGCCGATGTGCTGCTGATTGCCGATGTGGTGACCATGGAAGGGCTCAAGGCCGAAGGCCTGCTGCTCAACTTCCCCGAAGCCGACACGACCGGGCTCGACGCCAGCCTCTATGACGAGGACGGCGCCTATTTCTCCACCAAGCTGATCACCACCGGCATCGTCTACAATACGGCCGCCACCATGGTGCCGACCAGCTGGCTGGACCTGACCAAGCCCGAAGCCAAGGACCAGCTGGCCATGCCCAGCCCGCTGACCTCGGGCGCAGCGCTGATCCACACGGTGACGCTGACCGACAACCTGGCCGAAGGCTGGGACTATTACACCGCGCTGGCCGCAAACGGCGCCCAGGCCTCGGGCGGCAATGGCGACGTGCTGACGGCCGTTGCTGGCGGCGAAAAGCTCTATGGCATGATCGTCGACTTCCTGCCGATCCGGGAAGCCGCCAAGGGCGCGCCCGTCGCCTTCGTCTTTCCGACAGAGGGCGTTTCGGCCGTGACCGAACCGGCCGCAATCCTGGCTTCCGCGCCCAATGCGGACAATGCCAAGCTGTTCATCGACTTCCTGATTTCCGAGGAAGGCCAGCAGTTGGCCTCGAGCCAGGGCTATATCCCGGCCCGTGACGGCATCGACCTGCCCGCCGGCTATCCGGCGCGCGCCGATATCAAGCTTCTGCCCTATGACGCGGCCGCAGCCCTGGCCAACGAGACTGCCAATAAGGAACGGTTCGGCGAGATCTTCGGCCAGTAG